A single genomic interval of Spinacia oleracea cultivar Varoflay chromosome 6, BTI_SOV_V1, whole genome shotgun sequence harbors:
- the LOC110784704 gene encoding uncharacterized protein gives MREFLTTEQALEDFAVIIRSFKANISAHNSPVIVVGMGYAGVLAAWLRLKYSNIVVGALASSTPLWYYGNTTPREGYCSIDSSDFKDVDPTCYERIKESWKDIDDVSLEPNGLAKLSHYFNTCRPLQSSDEIKGLLAQLYSFLAQFGLPDITTVCAEISTPPKVIDGLVNVLYTLMDGGACFDTILVGVYSPFEPHSNLTSAWAWLRCKELIFPVGCVRNTMLPPRPFDMTQFKQSCQRRFGIVPHPPMRLFGSHNVVESLIGFKEGNIIFTQGLRDPLSSGAILKDLSETIITITATEGNNSWDMKYSRDKDPEWLVEKREEIWKTFKHWINKGSDHRHCRSLMYILLLELLVLFTTS, from the exons ATGAG GGAATTCCTAACTACCGAACAAGCTTTAGAAGATTTTGCAGTCATTATTCGAAGCTTCAAGGCCAATATATCTGCTCACAATTCACCTGTTATAGTCGTGGGCATGGGCTACGCTGGAG TATTGGCAGCATGGTTGCGATTGAAATATTCAAATATCGTTGTTGGAGCTCTTGCATCTTCAACTCCATTATGGTACTATGGTAACACTACCCCAAGAGAAGGATATTGCTCAATTGATAGCAGTGATTTCAAG GATGTTGATCCAACATGCTATGAGAGGATCAAAGAATCGTGGAAAGATATTGATGATGTTTCCTTGGAACCAAATGGTTTGGCAAAGCTTAGCCACTATTTTAACACATGCAG GCCTTTGCAATCCTCTGATGAGATAAAGGGATTGCTTGCTCAATTATATTCATTCCTCGCCCAATTTGGACTCCCGGACATCACGACTGTTTGTGCAGAAATTAGTACACCCCCCAAAGTAATCGACGGTTTAGTTAATGTTTTATATACACTAATGGATGGAGGAGCCTGTTTTGATACTATACTTGTTGGAGTGTACTCTCCGTTCGAACCCCATTCAAATTTAACAAGTGCTTGGGCTTGGCTG AGATGTAAGGAGTTGATCTTTCCAGTCGGATGTGTACGAAATACCATGCTTCCTCCCCGGCCTTTCGATATGACTCAATTCAAGCAATCATGTCAAAGGAGATTTGGGATTGTTCCACATCCACCCATGAGATTGTTTGGGAGTCAT AATGTGGTAGAATCTCTAATCGGTTTCAAAGAAGGAAACATTATCTTTACCCAAGGACTCAGGGATCCTTTATCTAGTGGAGC GATATTGAAGGATCTATCAGAGACTATTATCACAATAACAGCCACTGAGG GCAATAACAGTTGGGATATGAAGTACTCGAGGGATAAAGATCCTGAATGGTTAGTAGAAAAAAGAGAAGAAATTTGGAAGACATTCAAACATTGGATCAACAAGGGATCTGATCATCGACACTGTAGGAGTCTTATGTACATCTTATTACTAGAGCTTCTGGTACTTTTCACGACTAGTTAA